In Drosophila santomea strain STO CAGO 1482 chromosome 3L, Prin_Dsan_1.1, whole genome shotgun sequence, a single window of DNA contains:
- the LOC120447509 gene encoding UPF0046 protein C25E10.12 isoform X1, with protein sequence MCLSVFRCPNNNIKMEVPVHPLSQDPTSAWKEISKTQRVIKVTMKPPTTTVAPNKARVVCMSDTHSLTPYIKFDIPDGDIFIHAGDFTKCGQLEEVEEFNTWIGALPHRHKIVIAGNHELSFDRTFTHPFQKSKAHASSSKHTGMSILDDLPTLGNAKENLESAVQTQNVRDVLTNCRYLEDELLEIWGIQIYGSPWQPEFCRWAFNVPRGTACLDKWNQIPKGIDILVTHTPPVGHGDLCCSGVRAGCVELLSTVQQRVRPKYHVFGHVHEGYGITSDGRIIFVNASTCDINYLPNNAPIVFDVTLPPGFRKD encoded by the coding sequence ATATTAAAATGGAAGTGCCAGTGCATCCGCTAAGCCAGGACCCCACATCCGCTTGGAAGGAGATCAGCAAAACGCAGCGGGTGATCAAGGTGACGATGaagccacccaccaccacagTGGCTCCCAACAAGGCGAGAGTGGTTTGCATGTCCGACACGCACTCCTTGACGCCCTACATTAAGTTCGACATACCAGATGGCGATATATTCATTCATGCCGGAGATTTCACGAAGTGCGGCCAgctggaggaggtggaggagttCAACACTTGGATTGGAGCACTGCCCCACCGTCACAAGATCGTGATTGCTGGCAATCATGAGCTCAGCTTCGACAGAACCTTCACTCACCCTTTCCAGAAGAGCAAAGCTCATGCTTCGAGCAGCAAACACACTGGCATGTCCATCCTCGATGATCTGCCCACCTTGGGCAATGCCAAGGAGAATTTGGAGAGCGCTGTGCAAACGCAGAATGTCCGAGATGTTTTGACCAACTGTCGGTATTTGGAGGATGAACTGCTCGAGATTTGGGGCATTCAAATTTATGGATCACCATGGCAGCCAGAATTCTGCCGCTGGGCCTTTAATGTCCCGCGTGGGACTGCATGTTTGGACAAATGGAATCAAATCCCGAAAGGCATCGACATTCTGGTTACCCACACGCCGCCCGTTGGTCATGGAGATCTCTGCTGCTCCGGCGTAAGAGCCGGTTGCGTGGAGTTACTCAGCACAGTTCAGCAACGAGTGCGCCCGAAATACCATGTTTTTGGACATGTGCACGAAGGCTACGGCATCACCAGCGATGGCAGGATCATCTTTGTGAATGCCTCAACCTGTGACATTAATTACCTACCCAACAATGCCCCCATCGTTTTTGATGTGACGCTGCCCCCCGGATTTCGCAAGGACTAG
- the LOC120447509 gene encoding UPF0046 protein C25E10.12 isoform X2 has protein sequence MEVPVHPLSQDPTSAWKEISKTQRVIKVTMKPPTTTVAPNKARVVCMSDTHSLTPYIKFDIPDGDIFIHAGDFTKCGQLEEVEEFNTWIGALPHRHKIVIAGNHELSFDRTFTHPFQKSKAHASSSKHTGMSILDDLPTLGNAKENLESAVQTQNVRDVLTNCRYLEDELLEIWGIQIYGSPWQPEFCRWAFNVPRGTACLDKWNQIPKGIDILVTHTPPVGHGDLCCSGVRAGCVELLSTVQQRVRPKYHVFGHVHEGYGITSDGRIIFVNASTCDINYLPNNAPIVFDVTLPPGFRKD, from the coding sequence ATGGAAGTGCCAGTGCATCCGCTAAGCCAGGACCCCACATCCGCTTGGAAGGAGATCAGCAAAACGCAGCGGGTGATCAAGGTGACGATGaagccacccaccaccacagTGGCTCCCAACAAGGCGAGAGTGGTTTGCATGTCCGACACGCACTCCTTGACGCCCTACATTAAGTTCGACATACCAGATGGCGATATATTCATTCATGCCGGAGATTTCACGAAGTGCGGCCAgctggaggaggtggaggagttCAACACTTGGATTGGAGCACTGCCCCACCGTCACAAGATCGTGATTGCTGGCAATCATGAGCTCAGCTTCGACAGAACCTTCACTCACCCTTTCCAGAAGAGCAAAGCTCATGCTTCGAGCAGCAAACACACTGGCATGTCCATCCTCGATGATCTGCCCACCTTGGGCAATGCCAAGGAGAATTTGGAGAGCGCTGTGCAAACGCAGAATGTCCGAGATGTTTTGACCAACTGTCGGTATTTGGAGGATGAACTGCTCGAGATTTGGGGCATTCAAATTTATGGATCACCATGGCAGCCAGAATTCTGCCGCTGGGCCTTTAATGTCCCGCGTGGGACTGCATGTTTGGACAAATGGAATCAAATCCCGAAAGGCATCGACATTCTGGTTACCCACACGCCGCCCGTTGGTCATGGAGATCTCTGCTGCTCCGGCGTAAGAGCCGGTTGCGTGGAGTTACTCAGCACAGTTCAGCAACGAGTGCGCCCGAAATACCATGTTTTTGGACATGTGCACGAAGGCTACGGCATCACCAGCGATGGCAGGATCATCTTTGTGAATGCCTCAACCTGTGACATTAATTACCTACCCAACAATGCCCCCATCGTTTTTGATGTGACGCTGCCCCCCGGATTTCGCAAGGACTAG